A stretch of Ferribacterium limneticum DNA encodes these proteins:
- the dut gene encoding dUTP diphosphatase encodes MHQIDVKILDNRLRESPPHYATPGSAGLDLRACIEAPLHVEPGQTTLVPTGMAIHLADPGLAAMILPRSGLGHKHGIVLGNLVGLIDSDYQGELMVSVWNRGHTGFTLNPLDRIAQLIIVPVLQVGFNIVDDFDASHRGEGGFGSTGKA; translated from the coding sequence ATGCATCAAATCGACGTAAAGATTCTCGACAACCGCCTGCGCGAAAGTCCCCCGCACTACGCCACGCCGGGTTCGGCTGGCTTGGACCTGCGTGCCTGCATTGAAGCGCCGCTGCATGTCGAGCCTGGCCAGACGACGCTGGTGCCGACCGGCATGGCCATCCATCTGGCTGATCCGGGGCTGGCGGCGATGATCCTGCCGCGCTCCGGTCTGGGCCACAAACACGGCATCGTGCTCGGTAATCTGGTCGGCTTGATCGACAGCGACTACCAGGGCGAGTTGATGGTTTCGGTGTGGAACCGGGGTCACACAGGCTTTACGCTGAATCCGCTCGATCGCATTGCCCAATTGATCATCGTGCCGGTCTTGCAGGTCGGCTTCAATATTGTCGACGACTTCGATGCCAGCCATCGTGGCGAAGGCGGTTTCGGCAGCACCGGCAAAGCATGA
- the rpmB gene encoding 50S ribosomal protein L28: MARVCQVTGKGPMVGNNVSHANNRTKRRFLPNLQYRRFWVESENRFLRLRVSNAGLRLIDKNGIDAVLADLRARGEV, translated from the coding sequence ATGGCGCGAGTCTGCCAAGTAACGGGTAAAGGCCCGATGGTTGGGAACAATGTTTCCCATGCCAACAATAGAACCAAACGCCGCTTCCTGCCGAACTTGCAGTACCGTCGTTTTTGGGTTGAATCTGAAAACCGCTTCCTGCGTCTGCGTGTTTCCAACGCCGGCCTGCGCCTGATTGACAAGAACGGCATTGATGCTGTCCTGGCCGATCTGCGTGCTCGCGGCGAAGTCTGA
- a CDS encoding c-type cytochrome — protein MRKLIQRALVAGLLAASGAVLAADALPVDLKRAEEIVGGRCFLCHGLNGESASAVFPRLAGQHAEYIAKQLSDFKSSKRASDTMKPQAEELTPTEMKSLGAFFQAKVVGPRPGRDQELLAVGKFVFNRGNQFSGLPACSTCHGAKGLGTPQLPRLAGQHPRYIEDQLKQFNKRERTNDNAIMHTIASKLSELETHAVAEYIATLD, from the coding sequence ATGCGCAAGTTGATTCAAAGGGCGCTTGTGGCGGGCTTGTTGGCTGCATCTGGCGCTGTATTGGCAGCCGATGCGTTGCCTGTCGATCTGAAGCGGGCCGAGGAAATCGTCGGTGGCCGTTGTTTTCTCTGCCATGGCCTGAATGGCGAGTCGGCCAGCGCCGTATTCCCTCGGTTGGCCGGGCAGCACGCTGAATACATCGCCAAGCAGCTCTCCGACTTCAAGTCGAGCAAGCGAGCCAGCGATACCATGAAGCCCCAGGCGGAAGAGCTGACGCCGACTGAAATGAAGTCGCTCGGCGCCTTCTTCCAGGCCAAGGTGGTCGGGCCGCGTCCGGGCAGGGACCAGGAGCTTCTCGCGGTCGGCAAATTTGTCTTCAACCGGGGCAACCAGTTCAGTGGCTTGCCGGCCTGTTCCACCTGCCACGGTGCCAAAGGCCTCGGTACGCCACAATTGCCGCGTCTGGCTGGTCAGCACCCACGCTATATCGAGGATCAGCTGAAGCAGTTCAACAAGCGTGAGCGGACCAACGACAACGCCATCATGCACACCATCGCCTCCAAATTGTCGGAACTGGAGACCCACGCTGTTGCGGAGTACATCGCAACGCTGGATTGA
- a CDS encoding FCSD flavin-binding domain-containing protein yields the protein MMLMKRRDFLKVGAAAGAMASLYGCAGGNKASGHVVVVGGGYGGATVAKYLRMWSEGGVQVTLIERNPTFISCPISNLVIGGTKTMEDITISYEGLRSKWGVRVIQDDVISVDAAKKTIALKGGSALSYDRLVLSPGVDFMFDQIPGLNNADAQSKILHAWKAGPQTVALRKQLESMKDGGTYAISIPKAPYRCPPGPYERACLVADYFKKSKPKSKVVILDANEDVMSKKGLFTKAWTDLYKGIIEYRNNSEVKDVEVGTNTAVLEFDKFKADVLNIIPPHRAGDIAAKSGIKLINNRWVDINWLSMESTSTPGIHVLGDAIFPAPTMPKSGHMANQHGKLAAAAILNMLSGLEPNPEPVVMNTCYSFVDAKNVIHVASVHQYDAATKTVQPVKGAGGVSVARNELEGKAAMGWARNIWADMLT from the coding sequence ATGATGCTGATGAAAAGACGTGATTTCCTGAAAGTGGGCGCGGCAGCTGGCGCGATGGCTTCCCTTTACGGCTGCGCCGGTGGCAACAAGGCCAGCGGCCACGTGGTCGTCGTCGGTGGCGGCTACGGCGGTGCGACGGTGGCCAAATACCTGCGCATGTGGAGCGAAGGCGGCGTGCAGGTGACGCTAATCGAGCGCAACCCAACCTTCATCTCCTGCCCGATCTCCAATCTGGTCATTGGTGGCACCAAGACCATGGAAGACATCACGATCAGCTACGAAGGCCTGCGCAGCAAATGGGGCGTCCGCGTCATCCAGGACGACGTTATTTCGGTCGATGCGGCCAAGAAAACGATTGCCCTGAAGGGCGGCAGCGCCCTGAGCTACGACCGTCTGGTCCTCTCGCCGGGTGTCGATTTCATGTTCGACCAGATTCCTGGCCTGAACAATGCCGATGCCCAGTCGAAGATCCTGCACGCCTGGAAGGCCGGCCCGCAAACCGTCGCCCTGCGCAAACAGCTGGAATCGATGAAGGATGGCGGCACCTACGCCATTTCCATCCCCAAGGCCCCCTACCGCTGCCCGCCCGGACCCTACGAGCGCGCCTGCCTGGTGGCCGACTACTTCAAGAAGAGCAAGCCGAAATCCAAGGTGGTCATCCTAGATGCCAACGAAGATGTGATGTCCAAGAAGGGCTTGTTCACCAAGGCCTGGACCGATCTTTACAAGGGCATCATTGAGTACCGCAACAACAGCGAAGTGAAGGATGTCGAAGTCGGCACCAACACCGCCGTGCTCGAATTCGACAAGTTCAAGGCCGACGTACTCAACATCATCCCGCCGCACCGGGCCGGCGACATCGCCGCCAAGTCAGGCATCAAGCTGATCAACAACCGCTGGGTGGACATCAACTGGCTAAGCATGGAATCGACCAGCACACCGGGCATCCACGTGCTCGGCGATGCCATCTTCCCGGCGCCGACCATGCCGAAGTCCGGCCACATGGCCAACCAGCACGGCAAGCTCGCTGCAGCAGCGATCCTGAACATGCTGTCCGGCCTGGAGCCGAACCCGGAGCCGGTGGTCATGAATACCTGCTACAGCTTCGTCGACGCGAAGAACGTCATCCACGTCGCCTCGGTGCACCAGTACGACGCCGCCACCAAGACCGTGCAACCGGTCAAGGGTGCCGGTGGTGTCTCGGTGGCCCGCAACGAACTGGAAGGCAAGGCCGCCATGGGCTGGGCCAGGAACATCTGGGCCGACATGCTGACCTGA
- a CDS encoding anti-sigma factor family protein gives MEATRLASIQMERKLSFWERVQFRLHLAICIGCRRAEKQFAFMRQVTGAWMSPKD, from the coding sequence ATGGAAGCCACCCGCCTCGCCTCGATACAGATGGAACGCAAGCTCAGTTTTTGGGAGCGCGTTCAGTTTCGACTGCATCTGGCGATATGTATCGGTTGCCGACGGGCTGAAAAGCAGTTCGCATTCATGCGTCAGGTGACGGGGGCCTGGATGAGTCCCAAAGACTGA
- a CDS encoding c-type cytochrome — protein MIRRLVLAVAAFFALAAQAVEDPVLMQRGEEQVMGKCFLCHGATGDSSSPLYPKLAGQNEAYLLKQLRNFKSGLRDSNDMRKIVADMNDDDMRAAAHYFSHQEPSRGKSAYAEMRAVGEKIYREGDVAKGLTPCRECHGETGTGSDVLPRIAGQHTLYIETQLTLFEERKRTNDNALMQDIAKRLTTDEIRAVAEFLRAL, from the coding sequence ATGATCCGGCGCTTGGTCTTGGCTGTTGCGGCGTTTTTCGCCTTGGCTGCGCAGGCAGTGGAAGATCCGGTGCTGATGCAGCGTGGTGAAGAACAGGTCATGGGCAAATGCTTTCTTTGTCACGGCGCCACCGGCGACAGTTCCAGCCCGCTCTATCCGAAACTGGCCGGGCAGAACGAAGCCTATCTGCTGAAGCAGTTGCGCAATTTCAAGTCGGGGCTACGCGACAGCAACGACATGCGCAAGATCGTTGCTGATATGAACGATGACGACATGCGGGCGGCGGCGCATTATTTCAGCCACCAGGAGCCAAGCCGCGGCAAGTCGGCCTACGCCGAGATGCGCGCCGTTGGCGAGAAAATCTATCGGGAGGGCGACGTAGCCAAGGGACTGACGCCTTGCCGTGAATGTCATGGCGAGACCGGGACCGGATCGGACGTGCTGCCGCGCATCGCCGGCCAGCATACGCTCTATATTGAAACCCAATTGACGCTGTTCGAAGAGCGCAAGCGGACCAACGACAATGCCCTGATGCAGGACATTGCCAAGCGCCTGACGACCGATGAAATCCGCGCTGTTGCCGAGTTTTTGCGCGCCCTGTGA
- the coaBC gene encoding bifunctional phosphopantothenoylcysteine decarboxylase/phosphopantothenate--cysteine ligase CoaBC, translating into MELQGKRIVLGVTGGIAAYKAAELVRLLGKQGADVQVAMTEGATHFVTATTFQALSGKPVYLDQWDARMPNAMAHIDLSRQADLILVAPASADFLARIAHGLADDLLATMVLARDCPLLVAPAMNRQMWENPATQRNINQLQADGVQILGPASGEQACGEVGAGRMLEPDEIVEEVIAFFTPKVLAGRKVLITAGPTFEAIDPVRGITNLSSGRMGYAVARAARQAGAEVTLISGPVGFAAPQGVDRINIRSALDMHVAVMARAAGADVFIGVAAVADYRVANAAEHKLKKDTGGIPPIELVENPDILAEVAALKDGPFCVGFAAESRNLEEYAQAKRRKKNIPLIAGNLIQDGFGGDDNRLVLFDDTGTHPLTPAPKSVLARQLIEHIAKLTGKH; encoded by the coding sequence ATGGAATTACAGGGAAAGCGCATCGTTCTCGGGGTGACCGGCGGTATCGCAGCCTACAAGGCGGCCGAGCTGGTTCGTTTGCTCGGCAAGCAGGGCGCCGACGTGCAGGTGGCGATGACCGAGGGGGCGACGCATTTCGTGACTGCGACGACCTTTCAGGCGCTGTCGGGCAAGCCGGTCTACCTGGATCAGTGGGATGCACGGATGCCGAATGCCATGGCGCATATCGATCTGTCGCGGCAGGCTGACCTGATTCTGGTGGCGCCGGCCTCGGCCGATTTTCTTGCTCGCATCGCGCACGGCCTGGCCGATGATCTGCTGGCAACCATGGTGCTGGCGCGCGACTGCCCCTTGCTGGTGGCGCCGGCGATGAATCGCCAGATGTGGGAAAACCCGGCGACACAAAGAAACATCAATCAGTTGCAGGCCGATGGCGTGCAGATACTTGGCCCGGCCAGCGGCGAACAGGCCTGTGGCGAGGTTGGTGCCGGTCGCATGCTGGAGCCGGATGAAATCGTCGAAGAGGTGATCGCCTTCTTTACACCCAAGGTGCTGGCTGGTCGGAAGGTATTGATTACGGCTGGTCCGACCTTCGAGGCGATTGACCCGGTGCGTGGCATCACCAATCTGTCGTCAGGGCGCATGGGCTATGCGGTTGCCCGTGCCGCACGCCAGGCTGGAGCTGAAGTGACCCTGATTTCCGGGCCGGTTGGTTTTGCTGCACCACAGGGCGTCGACCGCATCAATATCAGAAGCGCGCTCGACATGCATGTAGCCGTGATGGCGCGGGCGGCCGGGGCGGATGTCTTCATTGGCGTGGCTGCCGTGGCCGATTACCGGGTTGCCAACGCCGCCGAGCATAAGTTGAAGAAGGACACGGGGGGCATTCCGCCGATCGAACTGGTCGAGAACCCTGACATCCTGGCCGAAGTGGCGGCCTTGAAGGATGGTCCGTTCTGCGTTGGCTTCGCGGCGGAAAGTCGCAATCTGGAAGAATATGCCCAGGCCAAGCGACGCAAGAAGAATATCCCGCTGATTGCCGGCAACCTGATCCAGGACGGCTTTGGCGGCGACGACAACCGGCTGGTGTTGTTCGACGATACCGGCACCCATCCGCTGACACCGGCGCCGAAGTCGGTGCTGGCTCGCCAGTTGATTGAACACATTGCCAAATTGACAGGAAAACACTGA
- a CDS encoding winged helix-turn-helix domain-containing protein has translation MNTRILLVEDDERLAELTAEYLTKNDLQVSIEPRGDTAEARILAEQPDLVILDVMLPGKDGFEVCRAVRSQFRGVILMLTARDEDFDQILGLEMGADDYIAKPVQPRVLLARIKALLRRLPSAGEASSGESESMLFGQFKISQATRTASLAGQTIDLTTAEFDLLWLLASHAGNVLSRDDLLQELRGIGFDGLDRSIDARISRLRKKLNDDPENPTRIKTVRGKGYLFSKHDWN, from the coding sequence ATGAACACACGCATCCTGCTTGTCGAAGACGACGAACGCCTGGCCGAACTGACGGCTGAATATCTCACCAAGAACGATCTGCAAGTCAGCATCGAGCCGCGCGGCGACACCGCCGAGGCGCGCATCCTGGCCGAACAGCCCGACTTGGTGATTCTCGACGTCATGCTGCCGGGCAAGGACGGCTTCGAGGTCTGCCGCGCCGTGCGCTCGCAATTCCGTGGCGTAATCCTGATGCTGACGGCCCGCGATGAGGATTTCGACCAGATTCTCGGCCTCGAGATGGGGGCGGACGATTACATCGCCAAGCCGGTCCAGCCGCGCGTCCTGCTCGCCCGTATCAAGGCCCTGCTGCGCCGATTGCCAAGCGCTGGTGAAGCGAGCAGTGGCGAGTCGGAAAGCATGCTGTTCGGCCAGTTCAAGATCAGCCAGGCGACCCGCACCGCTTCGTTGGCCGGCCAAACCATAGACCTGACCACAGCCGAATTCGACCTGCTGTGGCTGCTTGCCTCGCATGCCGGCAACGTGCTGTCACGCGACGATCTGCTGCAGGAATTGCGCGGTATCGGCTTCGATGGCCTGGATCGCTCCATCGACGCCCGTATCTCCCGCCTGCGCAAAAAGTTGAACGACGACCCGGAAAACCCGACGCGCATCAAGACAGTCCGCGGCAAGGGCTACCTGTTCAGCAAGCATGACTGGAACTGA
- the radC gene encoding RadC family protein translates to MAITDWPEGERPRERLLALGPQALSDAELLAIYLRVGVRGKSAVDLARELLQRFDGQLGTLVEASLDELASVSGIGMAKAAQLKASFELARRALTQEMAVRDSFTSPTKVRDWLRLKLASRGNEVFMALWLDAQNRLLKADELFTGTLTQTSVYPREVVKAALAHNAAAVILAHNHPSGVAEPSRADEMLTRSLKDALAMVDVKLLDHFIVAGNTPPLSFAERGLL, encoded by the coding sequence ATGGCGATCACCGATTGGCCCGAAGGCGAACGACCGCGCGAGCGGCTGCTGGCGCTCGGCCCGCAAGCACTCTCCGACGCCGAACTGCTAGCCATCTATTTAAGAGTCGGCGTGCGCGGCAAAAGCGCCGTCGATCTGGCGCGCGAACTGCTGCAGCGCTTCGACGGCCAACTCGGCACCCTGGTCGAAGCCTCGCTGGACGAACTGGCCAGTGTTTCGGGAATCGGCATGGCCAAGGCAGCCCAATTGAAAGCCAGTTTCGAACTGGCCCGCCGTGCCCTGACGCAGGAAATGGCAGTGCGCGACAGCTTCACCTCCCCCACTAAAGTGCGCGACTGGCTGCGCCTGAAGCTGGCCAGCCGGGGTAACGAGGTGTTCATGGCATTATGGCTCGACGCCCAGAACCGCCTGCTGAAAGCGGATGAACTGTTTACCGGTACGCTGACCCAGACTTCTGTATACCCGCGAGAGGTCGTCAAGGCGGCACTCGCTCACAATGCAGCTGCAGTCATCCTGGCCCACAACCATCCCTCTGGTGTCGCCGAACCCTCCCGGGCCGACGAAATGCTCACCCGATCCCTGAAAGATGCCCTCGCCATGGTCGATGTGAAGCTGCTTGATCATTTCATCGTCGCCGGCAATACCCCGCCGCTCTCCTTTGCCGAGCGAGGTTTGCTATAA
- the rpmG gene encoding 50S ribosomal protein L33, with translation MAKGGREKIKLESTAGTGHFYTTSKNKRTTPEKLEFMKYDPKARKHVAYKEVKLK, from the coding sequence ATGGCTAAAGGCGGTCGCGAAAAAATCAAGCTGGAATCTACAGCTGGCACCGGGCACTTCTATACCACCTCCAAGAACAAGCGCACGACGCCTGAAAAGCTGGAGTTCATGAAGTACGACCCGAAGGCACGTAAGCACGTTGCTTACAAGGAAGTCAAGCTGAAGTAA
- a CDS encoding ATP-binding protein: MTGTESRPEDSGAKESSQGLARSLFRVALPRWRGGRYSLSKLFFNIYLLAMGSFVAIAFTADFVISTAQRGITDDYARRFMRGTITLIEDELFRHPRREWQKKIKELDEKFSYNLGIVERITLDRTLTPSQVIKLDAGDIAIDHDGDIMYHRLGTSSQVLVVGPLASNRNPELKDRLPLELRLRLLTWSLIGVIFAIALWFWIRPIWRDLEALRQTARDLGDGHFDARTPAARTQLFAPLSDTMNSMADRIRQLLATHRELSCGISHELRTPIARMRFALEMLAETDEHEERERLWAMMEADLDELDQLIDTSLTYARFEREAPEPHFSSVKFADWLADEVDSVRLLGRQLDVVVDTEKLPANLFIDLDRKAMPYALRNLLRNAFKYAGKRISVNAELVGENILIHVDDDGIGIPPEEREHIFSAFTRLDRSRDRSTGGYGLGLAIARRVLELHGGTAIADASPLGGARFTLAWKARQ, from the coding sequence ATGACTGGAACTGAATCCAGGCCAGAAGACTCGGGCGCCAAGGAATCCAGCCAGGGACTCGCCCGCTCGCTGTTCCGGGTTGCTTTGCCGCGCTGGCGTGGCGGGCGCTACAGCCTGTCGAAACTGTTCTTCAACATCTACCTGCTGGCGATGGGTTCCTTCGTCGCCATCGCCTTCACTGCCGACTTCGTCATCTCCACCGCCCAGCGCGGCATTACTGACGACTATGCCCGGCGCTTCATGCGCGGCACGATTACGCTGATTGAAGACGAGTTATTCCGCCATCCGCGCCGTGAGTGGCAGAAAAAGATCAAGGAACTCGACGAGAAATTCTCCTACAACCTGGGCATCGTCGAACGCATCACGCTCGACAGGACACTGACGCCCTCCCAGGTGATCAAGCTCGATGCCGGCGATATCGCCATCGACCACGACGGCGACATCATGTACCACCGCCTTGGCACGTCCAGCCAGGTGCTCGTCGTCGGCCCGCTGGCCTCGAACCGCAACCCCGAACTGAAGGATCGACTGCCACTGGAGTTGCGGCTGCGCTTATTGACCTGGAGCCTGATCGGCGTCATTTTCGCCATCGCATTGTGGTTCTGGATTCGCCCGATCTGGCGCGATCTGGAAGCGCTGCGCCAGACTGCCCGCGACCTCGGCGACGGTCATTTCGACGCCCGCACACCGGCCGCCCGCACCCAGCTCTTTGCCCCGCTGTCAGATACCATGAACAGCATGGCCGACCGCATCCGGCAACTGCTGGCGACCCATCGCGAGCTTTCCTGCGGCATCTCGCACGAACTGCGCACGCCGATCGCCCGCATGCGCTTTGCACTGGAAATGCTCGCCGAAACCGACGAGCACGAAGAGCGCGAACGCCTGTGGGCCATGATGGAAGCCGACCTGGACGAACTCGACCAGTTGATCGACACCAGCCTGACCTACGCCCGTTTCGAACGCGAAGCGCCGGAACCGCACTTCTCCAGCGTCAAATTCGCCGACTGGCTGGCCGACGAGGTCGACTCGGTCCGCCTGCTTGGCCGTCAACTCGATGTGGTCGTCGATACCGAAAAGCTGCCGGCAAACCTGTTTATCGATCTTGACCGCAAGGCCATGCCCTACGCCCTGCGCAACCTGCTGCGCAATGCCTTCAAGTACGCCGGCAAGCGGATTTCGGTCAATGCGGAACTGGTGGGCGAGAACATCCTGATCCACGTCGACGACGACGGCATCGGCATTCCACCGGAAGAACGCGAACACATCTTTTCAGCCTTCACCCGGCTTGACCGTTCGCGTGACCGCTCGACCGGCGGCTACGGCCTCGGCCTGGCCATTGCCCGACGCGTGCTGGAGTTGCATGGCGGCACCGCCATTGCCGACGCATCGCCACTCGGCGGCGCCCGCTTTACCCTCGCCTGGAAAGCCCGGCAGTAG
- a CDS encoding IS4 family transposase, translated as MAEHLPLAWIEQALRATGTASIRRRRLPAEQVVWLVIALALYRHQSVPEVLATLDLALPSTATPVISKSAVTQARQRLGSDPLETLFSQTASAWCAQVAERHTWKGLSLWAMDGTTFRTPDSAENRAHFGAQTYASGKVASYPQVRAVSVTAIPSHLVADMAFGQYGQNEMLYAKTLVERIAEHSLTVFDRGFLCAEILLGLSLRGEERHYLIPAKSNTKWERLSGTEQDGLVRMRVSPQARAKAPSLPEYWTARAVRMVAANGKERVLLTSLLDRRRFKAEDLAECYRRRWEIETSYRELKQSMLGTALTLRSQQPTGINQEIWGALIAYNLVRLEMAKAAIQAKVEPTDLSFLRALHILQNEMIWAAGMAPGRLPSHLLRLRIQLQFAIVEKRRGRQCPRVVKALPKRYAVKYLKKKP; from the coding sequence TTGGCCGAGCATCTGCCGCTGGCGTGGATTGAGCAGGCGCTCAGGGCGACCGGTACGGCCAGTATCAGACGACGGCGATTACCGGCCGAACAAGTGGTGTGGTTGGTTATTGCGCTGGCGTTGTACCGGCACCAATCCGTGCCCGAAGTGCTGGCGACACTGGACCTGGCATTGCCGTCCACAGCGACCCCGGTCATCAGCAAGAGTGCCGTCACGCAAGCCAGGCAACGCCTGGGGAGCGATCCGCTTGAAACTCTCTTCAGCCAGACGGCAAGCGCCTGGTGCGCGCAAGTTGCCGAGCGCCATACCTGGAAGGGACTCTCCCTGTGGGCCATGGATGGCACCACCTTTCGCACGCCCGATAGCGCCGAGAACCGGGCCCATTTTGGTGCTCAGACATACGCCAGCGGCAAGGTGGCGAGTTACCCGCAGGTCCGGGCCGTCAGCGTCACGGCGATTCCCTCGCATCTGGTGGCCGACATGGCCTTCGGCCAGTACGGCCAGAACGAGATGTTGTACGCCAAGACGCTGGTCGAGCGTATCGCCGAGCATTCGCTGACCGTCTTTGATCGTGGCTTTCTCTGTGCGGAAATCCTCTTGGGTCTGAGCTTGAGAGGAGAAGAGCGGCACTACCTGATTCCCGCCAAATCCAATACAAAATGGGAACGACTCTCCGGTACCGAGCAAGATGGCCTCGTGCGTATGCGCGTTTCGCCGCAAGCCCGCGCCAAAGCGCCCTCGCTGCCCGAATACTGGACGGCCCGCGCTGTCCGGATGGTGGCGGCCAACGGGAAGGAACGGGTGCTGCTGACCTCACTGCTGGATCGTCGCCGCTTCAAGGCCGAGGATTTGGCCGAGTGCTATCGCCGTCGCTGGGAAATCGAAACCAGCTATCGCGAACTCAAGCAATCCATGCTCGGCACGGCCCTGACGTTGCGCAGTCAGCAACCCACGGGGATCAATCAGGAAATCTGGGGGGCCTTGATTGCCTACAATCTGGTCCGCCTGGAAATGGCCAAGGCCGCCATTCAAGCCAAGGTCGAGCCGACTGACCTCAGTTTCCTGCGGGCTCTGCACATCTTGCAGAATGAAATGATCTGGGCGGCCGGGATGGCGCCGGGCAGACTGCCCTCCCATTTGTTGCGCTTGCGCATCCAGCTTCAATTCGCCATCGTGGAAAAGCGACGGGGGCGTCAATGCCCCCGTGTTGTTAAAGCCCTGCCCAAGCGTTATGCCGTCAAATATCTGAAAAAAAAGCCTTAA
- a CDS encoding sigma-70 family RNA polymerase sigma factor, which translates to MSSDPLHDPEFLTGLRRDMLRFAEMQLRNRAQAEDAVQEALAGALQGREKFASRASLRTWVLSILKHKIVDVLRAKVRENVVADVENDDDLNAYFDDRQHWAEDTRPSEWQTPQEAMENKRFWEVFEACLYRLPEASARIFTMREVLGFDTDEICQTLAITSNNCWVQLHRARLALRACLGANWFGEAA; encoded by the coding sequence ATGTCCTCTGACCCGCTGCACGACCCGGAGTTTCTCACAGGCCTGCGTCGCGACATGCTGCGCTTCGCCGAGATGCAGTTGCGAAATCGTGCCCAGGCCGAAGACGCGGTTCAGGAGGCGCTGGCCGGCGCCCTGCAGGGCCGGGAAAAATTTGCTTCCCGGGCGTCCTTGCGCACCTGGGTACTCTCCATCCTGAAGCACAAGATCGTCGATGTGCTGCGGGCCAAGGTTCGCGAGAATGTCGTCGCCGATGTTGAAAACGACGACGATCTGAATGCCTATTTCGATGATCGCCAGCACTGGGCCGAAGATACCCGGCCGTCGGAATGGCAGACGCCGCAGGAGGCGATGGAGAACAAGCGTTTCTGGGAGGTTTTCGAGGCCTGCCTTTACCGCCTGCCGGAAGCGAGCGCTCGCATCTTCACCATGCGCGAAGTGCTCGGCTTCGATACCGACGAAATCTGTCAGACCCTGGCGATCACCAGCAACAACTGCTGGGTGCAACTGCACCGTGCCCGGCTGGCGCTGCGCGCCTGTCTTGGCGCCAACTGGTTCGGCGAAGCAGCGTAG
- a CDS encoding c-type cytochrome yields MKLFAPIAALCLLASASASHAADPYLARNLAATCANCHGTNGNAVKGSGMDALAGMEKAKILQKLADYKSGDKPASIMHQISKGYTEAQLDLIAGYFAAQK; encoded by the coding sequence ATGAAACTGTTCGCACCCATCGCTGCCCTGTGCCTGCTGGCTTCCGCCAGCGCCTCGCACGCGGCCGATCCCTACCTGGCCCGCAACCTGGCCGCCACCTGCGCCAACTGTCATGGCACCAACGGCAATGCCGTCAAGGGCTCCGGCATGGACGCCCTGGCCGGCATGGAAAAAGCCAAGATCCTGCAGAAACTGGCCGACTACAAGAGCGGCGACAAGCCCGCTTCGATCATGCATCAGATCTCCAAGGGCTATACCGAAGCCCAGCTTGATCTGATCGCCGGCTATTTCGCCGCACAAAAATAA
- a CDS encoding disulfide bond formation protein B, translated as MIWSNVPVRAWFATLGLGCLGLVAVGMELQTLLRLAPCPLCIFQRLLYIVIGLIGLLGFALPAGRLLWSVLAAGLGLLGFGVAAYQTWMQAFPHLAPECSFTDPNAIESLVDWLGMEWPSMFLATGFCTSRDWELFGLSMANWSVLFFAGIVVYTALLFVRKRQA; from the coding sequence ATGATCTGGTCGAATGTGCCCGTCAGGGCGTGGTTTGCAACGCTGGGGCTAGGTTGCCTCGGTCTGGTTGCGGTCGGCATGGAATTGCAAACCCTGCTGCGCTTGGCGCCTTGTCCGCTTTGCATCTTTCAGCGCCTGCTCTACATCGTGATCGGCCTGATTGGCCTGCTTGGCTTCGCCTTGCCGGCCGGGCGGCTGCTTTGGTCTGTTCTGGCTGCCGGGCTTGGTTTGCTCGGTTTCGGTGTAGCCGCTTACCAAACCTGGATGCAGGCTTTTCCGCACCTGGCGCCGGAATGCAGCTTTACCGATCCCAATGCCATCGAAAGTCTTGTCGACTGGCTGGGCATGGAGTGGCCTTCGATGTTCCTGGCTACCGGGTTCTGTACCAGTCGCGATTGGGAGTTGTTTGGCTTGTCGATGGCCAACTGGTCGGTTCTGTTCTTTGCCGGCATCGTGGTTTATACGGCTTTGCTGTTTGTTCGCAAACGCCAGGCCTGA